From the Polynucleobacter acidiphobus genome, the window CCATAGATGAGGCGCAAATTAGCGATCCGGAAGGGTCGTAATTTGGTACGGGCCAGATCATGCAAAGCGCGTACCCGCTCAATGGAATACACCTCTTGTGCTAATAAACTCAGTACCGCCGCTTGGTAGCCACACCCCGTTCCAATCTCGAGCACCTTGCCCAAGGGTTGTTTGTTCTTGTGCAAGAGCTCAATCATACGAGCCACTACCGAGGGCTTAGAGATGGTTTGATGATGACCAATCGGTAATGCAGAGTCTTCATAGGCTTGCGCGTGCAGTCCAGCATCGATAAACGAGTGACGGGGTACCGTGGCTATGGCTTGTAAGACCTGCGGGTTCTTAATCCCCGCCTCATGCACCTTGCGTGCGAGGTCTTGGCGATGCCCGGCAAAGCGCTCAGCCGCTTTCATCCGCGGTCCCAGCCCGAAGCACGCATACTCGCTTGGCGGGCATGGTGTGTGAGATCGAGTTGCATGGGGGTAATTGAGATGCATCCTTCATTAATCGCATGAAAATCTGTTCCCGGGGAGATATCGCGGGCTTGGCCTGCAGGGCCGATCCAATAGATGTCCTCACCGCGTGGATTTTGTTGCACGATCACCGGTTGCGAGTGATGGCGTGTTCCCAAGCGGGTCACACGCCAGCGTTTGAGTTGCTCATAATGGCCATTGGGAATGTTGACGTTTAGTAAGGTGGCGATGCCATCACCGCGCTCCATCGGCTCTTGCAGAGCCTGGGTCACGATGTCACGCGCTGCCTTTGCCGCATCCTCAATTTGGGCCCAACCGCGATCAACTTGTGAGAACGCAATCCCAGGCACCCCAAACATCACGCCTTCAATTGCAGCAGCCACGGTGCCGGAATACAGAACATCCTCACCCATGTTCTCACCTTGATTAATTCCGGAGACCACGAGATCCGGTTTACTCTCTAAAAATCCGGTCATGGCCATGTGTACGCAGTCGGTCGGTGTGCCGTTCACAAACAGAAATCCATCGCGCTCACCACCGGCCACCCGATGAATACTCAAGGGTCGAGAGAGTGTGAGTGAGTTCGATGCACCGCTGTGATTTTGCTCGGGCGCCACAATCGTTAACTTCCCTAAGGGACGTAGTGCATTGACCAAAGCGAGTAAGCCAGGAGCTAAATAGCCATCGTCATTACTCACTAAGATGTGTGGGACTTTACTCATAGATGCTTTCGTATATGGATTTAGCTGATGGAGCGGCGATCAAGTAAAGCGCGAGCTAAGGTACCAGCATCGACATACTCCAACTCGCCACCCACCGGAATGCCGCGGGCAATGCGGGTCGCTTTGATGCCTTTGATCTTTAAGACCTCGCCAATGTAATGCGCAGTGGCTTCACCCTCACTCGTAAAATTAGTAGCCAGCACCACCTCACGTACGGGTCCACCGAACTCCGGCTTCTCAATCCGATCAAGCAAACGGTCAAAGTGGATCTCATTGGGGCCCATGCCATCCAGTGGTGAGATACGACCCATCAGCACAAAGTACTGACCTTTAAAACTCATAGTTTGCTCAACCATCACCTGGTCGGCCGGGGTCTCCACCACGCACAGCAAAGCGGGGTCGCGACGTGAATCGCTGCAGGTCGTGCATAGCTCCAGTTCAGTGAAGGTGTTGCAACGCTGACAATGTCCAATCGACTCGACTGCCTCACCCAATGACTGGGCTAGAACCGCGGCACCGTTGCGATCATGTTGCAATAAGTAATACGCCATACGCTGCGCTGATTTGGGGCCAACGCCGGGCAAGACCCGCAAGGCCTCCACCAAACGACTGAGTGCGTCTTGAGGCTCGTTTGGTGATTTGGTCCGACTCATCCGACTTTAGAACGGTAACTTAAATCCGGGGGGCATCGGCATCCCAGCGGTCGCGCCCGACATGAGGGCTTGGCTAGCCGCTTCAGCCTGCTTGAATGCATCGGTATACGCAGTGACCACCAGATCTTCGAGCATCTCGCGATCATCCATTGCTGCTGGATCAATTTGCACCCGCTTCATCTCATACTTGCCACTAATGGTGACCTTCACCATGCCGCCAGCGGCTTGACCCGTAAGCTCTATGGCATTGAGCTCTTCCTGAGCGCGCTTCATCTTCTCTTGCATTTGCTGGGCTTGCTTCATTAAGCCCGCAATTTGACCTTTCATCATGGTGTGCTTCTCCGCTATTGAAATTAATTAATGGGACGAACCGAGCCTGAGACCACTTTGGCCCCAAACTCGCGCTCAAGCTCTTTTAAGAATGGATCCTCAGCAATTTGCTCTTCGGCATTGAGTTTTTTCTCTTCGTAGATCTGGGCGTCCACCTTAGCAATTGTGTGATTAGCCTTACCCTCACCCAATTGCAGCTTCACGGGTTTACCGTACTGCGCCCGCAGGGTCTCCCCAAAACGGGCGAGCGCATCATCCGTTGCCAGTTGTGGCATCGCAGTCGTCAGAGTAATAAAGAGTGTCGTTGGGGTATCGCGCCACTCCACCAGTTCGGTTTGGTGAGCAAGTTGCTGCAAGAGCCCTCGCAGTGGCAGGTTTCGGACGAGCGCATGCCAATCGGGTTTGATCTCACTATTGAGGTTCGGCGCATGAGTAGCCGTCTCGAGCGCAGTATTTGCGACAGTACTTGCAACACTCTTTGCAGCCGGCTTTCCTTCTACTGACTTGTTTGCAGGAGCGGCTGGTTTAGGAGTTGCTTGCGTAGCAGCCTTCGGTGCGCTGTTCGCTGTTACTGACGTGCTGCCACTGCCACCGGGCTTGAAAGCTAACATTCGTAGAAGCGCCATCGCAAATCCAGCTTGCTCATCGGGAGCCAATGACAAATCGGCCCGACTGGTGATGGCAATCTGATAAAAGAGTTGGGTTTCTTCGGGAGTAAAGGCCTTTGCAAGCCTACGAATCTCATTTGCCTCTGGCCAATCGTCTAATACAGAGTCTGGCACGATCTGGGCGGTCGCTATTTTGTGTAAGAGACTGGCTAGATCTTGCAATGCTAGGGAGAAGGACATGCTGCGCAAGCCCATCTCTTCCGCAATCTCGTTTAATGTCTTGCCATCTTTATTCTGTAGAGCATCCAAGATCTTGATGAGATAGGTCTCATCAATCGTGCCCAGCATGGTGCGGACTGCAGCCTCCGTGACCGGTCCTGCGGCATAGGCGATGGCTTGGTCGGTAAGCGATAGCGCATCGCGCATGGATCCCTGGGCAGCTTTCGCAATCACGCGCAAGGCGTTGGGCTCCGCATTGACCGACTCCGACCCCAAAATCTGCTGCAGGTGCTCTACGATCAGAGGCACTGGCATTTGTTTGAGATTGAACTGCAAGCAGCGAGAGAGTACGGTGACCGGCACCTTTTGGGGATCGGTAGTCGCCAGAATGAATTTCACATGGGGTGGCGGCTCTTCCAGGGTCTTGAGCATGGCATTAAAGGCATGCGTGGAGAGCATATGCACCTCGTCGATCATATAGACCTTAAAACGGGCACTGCTGGGTGCATAAGCGGCTTTCTCCAATAGAGAGACCATCTCATCGACACCACGGTTGCTTGCTGCATCCATCTCGATGTAATCAACAAAGCGTCCGGCATCAATCTCGGTGCAGGCTTGGCATTGGCCACACGGTTCTGAGGTCATTTGTCCTTTGCCATCTATTCCTGTGCAATTGAGGGCTTTAGCCATAATGCGTGAGATGGTGGTCTTCCCCACTCCACGGGTGCCCGTGAATAACCACGCATGGTGTAGGCGGCCTTGATCTAAGGCGTGGGTTAAGGCTTTGACTACGTGATCCTGACCCACCAGTTCAGTGAAGGTTTTGGGGCGCCATTTACGAGCCAGTGCAAGTGCAGTCATGGGCTCAATTCTAACAAGGCTACAATAAGAACGGACGGGCCTCCTCGCATGGTGGCTTGGCAACCTGGTCAGGTCGGGAACGAAGCAGCCATACCCAAATACTATCAGTGCCGAGGGTCGGGCTCGTCCTTATTTCCTGCTAATGCAAACGAATTGATCGTTTTGCTATTTGCTAAATAATCCCAGAAATACCCCGAGCAAACTTTTGAAGGTCAAATAGGCAATCGCCAAGATTGTGATTGCCATGAGCATGCGAGAGCCAAATTCAATACGGAATATTTTGGCTCGATTGTGAGTGAGTTCGATTAAAAACACCATTCTGAATACCCAACCTTTTGGATTTAATAATCACTAGATTATTAGTATGGATTTGGTTTGTGAAGAAGGTTGGGCCTAAACGTTTGTAATCACAATGGAAGTAGTACGTATGTATTACTTGATTATTTACTGCGCCTTCGCAAAGCGCTTGAGATCCGCATACTCCTCTGGGAATATTTCTCCTACTTCGCGATAGATTACTTTGTTGTTCCTATCAAGAATAATGAGGATGGGTATGCCTTTCACCTTCCCCATTGATTTTTGTAGCTCTGGGGTCATCATTGCTGCTGGGAAGCTGTACTTATTGCTTTCCATGTATTGCTTAGCAAGCAACGGGTTCTTGTCAATCGAGATCGTAATCACGTTCAGTGAATTGGGTGGCAACTCTTTAAAGAGTTTTTCTAGATAGGCATTTTGCTTCTTACAAAATGGGCACCAGGTAGCCCAAACCTGGATTAAGGTGTTCTTGGTGTTGTTGGCCGGTATGGCATACGGTGTGCTATTCAGTGTTTGCAGTTGCCCTAACTCAATGGTTTGACCAACCGTCAGTGCTAGAGCCATACCCGGCAGTAGCATGAGGCACACAATCAGGAGTTTGAAGATTCTCATACCCCAATGCTAACTGAAGTACTTGGGATCAGGGGCTAGTTTTGAACCTCATTGACTTGCCTTGGGCTGGCTCATATAGTGAGCCTTTTATGGCCCATGCTGTTACCTATTTTGTTAGGAGAGATTGCTCATGAGCGATATGGAGCGCTTGCACAAGATTAAGTACATGATCCAGAGTCGGGGCTGCGTGCCGATTGAGGATTTCTTAAGCGGCTTAGAAATCTCTCGCGCAACCTTCAAACGCGATCTTGACTACCTTCGAGATCGTATGAACGCACCAATTATCTACGACCGCGCCATGGGCGGCTATCGCTTTGATAAGCCCAACGCTGGAGATAAGTTTGAGTTACCCGGCCTGTGGTTTTCTGAAAAAGAGGCGACTGCCCTCGTTCTCATGCAACATCTCTTATCCAATCTGGACACGAATGGCTTATTGAGTCCGCACATTGCCCCACTCATGAACATCATCGATGGAATTTTGGGTCAGTCTGAGATCTCTGCTAAAGAGTTGCGCAAACGTATTAAGGTGTTTGGTATGTCAGCCCGTAAGAATGTGCTCGAGAACTTTGAAGAGGTCGGCATCTCACTCTTAAAGCGCCAGCGCTTACATCTGTCCTATTACTCCAAGGGTAAGGATGAATCAACCGAGCGTGATGTATCACCGCAGCGCTTAATTTTCTATCGGGACAACTGGTACCTCGATGCGTATTGCCATCTACGTAAAGGCCTGCGAAGTTTTGCAATGGATGGGATTCAATCAGCACGAGTTCTCGATGAAAAGGCGCTTGAGGTTCCTGAGAAAGAATTACAAGAGAACTTTGCTGAGAGTTATGGCATCTTCTCTGGCAAAGCTACACAACGCGCCAAATTACGCTTTACCCCTGAGAAAGCCCGATGGGTTGCTGCAGAGACCTGGCATGGCCAGCAAGTAAGTAGCTTCGATAAAGAAGGTAATTACTTCCTTGAGTTTGATTACAACCAAGATCCGGAACTCATCATGGAGATCATGAAGCATGGGGATAGTGTTGAGGTATTGGCACCTGCCAGTTTACGTAAACGTGTTGCCGAGGAACTTCTAAAGGCCGCCAAGCGCTATCAATCATTGTGATGCGCGCCATCTCACCATACAATGAATTATCCGAACGAGGTGAATATGATCACAGTCATTAAACGAATCATTCTGAGCTGCTTATTATTAAATCTTGGTCTTGCCCATGCCCATCACGGCTGGTCTGAATACGACCAGACCAAGACCGTTAAGCTTACTGGCACGATTACCCAAAGCGGCTATGAACATCCACATGGAGTTATTAAGTTAAATGCCGATGGTAAGTCGTGGACCATCGTGCTGGCTCCACCCTTTCGGATGGAAAACCGGGGCTTGAGCAAGAGTGATATTGCTAACGGTTCACAAGTCACGGTTGAGGGCTATATCAATCGCAGCCAACCCGATGAGCTGCGTGCCGAGCGCATCACTGCTGGCTCTAAAACGGTTGAACTGCGTTAATGAGTAGTCCCATCATGGCCTTAGAGGGCTTATGGCTAGCCCAGGCCATGAAGTACTCGACTTGGCTCTACCCTACGGTTGAGACCATGCACATCTGGGGGATTGGCATGCTCTTTGGAAGTGTGGTCATCATGGATTTACGAGTCTTGGGATTTGGCAGCAAACTCAGCATGTCGGATCTATCTCGTTTGGGGATCTTAGCGGCATTCGTCGGGTTTGGCCTAGCGGTTCTCACTGGATCGCTCCTGTTTATTACTCAAGCCTCTGAGCTCATTGGTTCACGCTTATTTATTCTGAAGATGTGCCTTATCTTCTTGTTACTCGCCAATGCCATGATTCTGCGCATGCGCACAGTAACCAATGGCATCAGTAAATTACAAGCCCTTCTCTCACTCGCCGGTTGGGCGAGTGTCATTGGGATGGGGCGTTGGTTGGCTTATATCTAAAGCTTGCTAGGTCGAGAGCTTCTGACGATTGGCCTCTAGGCGGCGATCCACCAGCGCTACCTGAGCATCAATTGCCGGATGACTCATGCCCTTTGATCTAGCAATGAGTTGCACCAACTTATCAGCGCGCTCAATATAAGGGGCACCATTCTGCAAAGCACGCGCTGCAGATGCAGGCCTTGAGAGTGACTGGGCTGCAGCGGCATACTTCTCAAAGGGGACCAAGTCAGCTGGGTTGGAACCTAATTTGATACACAAATCGACCACAAAGTTATATACCGATTTGGATTCATCAAGGTTGGCGTGAACAGCATCCTGAGTATTGCGCATGCCGTCGGCAGTCACGCAACGGTAATTACCTGCTAACAACATCGCCCACTTCGCTAAGGGCACAAATAAAGAATCATGTACCTTCAATTTCACGGGTAGTTCAATGGGTCCCTCTGGAGTTACAAAGCGGGCATTGGCTACATCAGTTTCCAGCTGGCGCAAGACTTGGTTATATGCATCATTGTTAAAGGTGGCGCATTTGAAGTTCGTTGGCAAGGTCACCTGCAGAACATTGGCTGGTTCGCCTGGTGGGCGAATCGCCTGAGGATCAGGGCTATTTAATGTAACGTTGTTTGGATCAAAGGTATCCCACACGCGTGCGTCGGTATAAGCAGCCTCTAGCGCCTGGTAATCCAACCCAGGAATACGCTTCATGTACGGCAATGGCGGCATGTTCATAATCGACATGCACGGTATTCCTGATTGACCGATCGCTGC encodes:
- the surE gene encoding 5'/3'-nucleotidase SurE, which encodes MSKVPHILVSNDDGYLAPGLLALVNALRPLGKLTIVAPEQNHSGASNSLTLSRPLSIHRVAGGERDGFLFVNGTPTDCVHMAMTGFLESKPDLVVSGINQGENMGEDVLYSGTVAAAIEGVMFGVPGIAFSQVDRGWAQIEDAAKAARDIVTQALQEPMERGDGIATLLNVNIPNGHYEQLKRWRVTRLGTRHHSQPVIVQQNPRGEDIYWIGPAGQARDISPGTDFHAINEGCISITPMQLDLTHHARQASMRASGWDRG
- the recR gene encoding recombination mediator RecR, coding for MSRTKSPNEPQDALSRLVEALRVLPGVGPKSAQRMAYYLLQHDRNGAAVLAQSLGEAVESIGHCQRCNTFTELELCTTCSDSRRDPALLCVVETPADQVMVEQTMSFKGQYFVLMGRISPLDGMGPNEIHFDRLLDRIEKPEFGGPVREVVLATNFTSEGEATAHYIGEVLKIKGIKATRIARGIPVGGELEYVDAGTLARALLDRRSIS
- a CDS encoding YbaB/EbfC family nucleoid-associated protein; this translates as MMKGQIAGLMKQAQQMQEKMKRAQEELNAIELTGQAAGGMVKVTISGKYEMKRVQIDPAAMDDREMLEDLVVTAYTDAFKQAEAASQALMSGATAGMPMPPGFKLPF
- the dnaX gene encoding DNA polymerase III subunit gamma/tau, which codes for MTALALARKWRPKTFTELVGQDHVVKALTHALDQGRLHHAWLFTGTRGVGKTTISRIMAKALNCTGIDGKGQMTSEPCGQCQACTEIDAGRFVDYIEMDAASNRGVDEMVSLLEKAAYAPSSARFKVYMIDEVHMLSTHAFNAMLKTLEEPPPHVKFILATTDPQKVPVTVLSRCLQFNLKQMPVPLIVEHLQQILGSESVNAEPNALRVIAKAAQGSMRDALSLTDQAIAYAAGPVTEAAVRTMLGTIDETYLIKILDALQNKDGKTLNEIAEEMGLRSMSFSLALQDLASLLHKIATAQIVPDSVLDDWPEANEIRRLAKAFTPEETQLFYQIAITSRADLSLAPDEQAGFAMALLRMLAFKPGGSGSTSVTANSAPKAATQATPKPAAPANKSVEGKPAAKSVASTVANTALETATHAPNLNSEIKPDWHALVRNLPLRGLLQQLAHQTELVEWRDTPTTLFITLTTAMPQLATDDALARFGETLRAQYGKPVKLQLGEGKANHTIAKVDAQIYEEKKLNAEEQIAEDPFLKELEREFGAKVVSGSVRPIN
- a CDS encoding TlpA family protein disulfide reductase; amino-acid sequence: MRIFKLLIVCLMLLPGMALALTVGQTIELGQLQTLNSTPYAIPANNTKNTLIQVWATWCPFCKKQNAYLEKLFKELPPNSLNVITISIDKNPLLAKQYMESNKYSFPAAMMTPELQKSMGKVKGIPILIILDRNNKVIYREVGEIFPEEYADLKRFAKAQ
- a CDS encoding helix-turn-helix transcriptional regulator, with protein sequence MSDMERLHKIKYMIQSRGCVPIEDFLSGLEISRATFKRDLDYLRDRMNAPIIYDRAMGGYRFDKPNAGDKFELPGLWFSEKEATALVLMQHLLSNLDTNGLLSPHIAPLMNIIDGILGQSEISAKELRKRIKVFGMSARKNVLENFEEVGISLLKRQRLHLSYYSKGKDESTERDVSPQRLIFYRDNWYLDAYCHLRKGLRSFAMDGIQSARVLDEKALEVPEKELQENFAESYGIFSGKATQRAKLRFTPEKARWVAAETWHGQQVSSFDKEGNYFLEFDYNQDPELIMEIMKHGDSVEVLAPASLRKRVAEELLKAAKRYQSL
- a CDS encoding DUF6152 family protein gives rise to the protein MITVIKRIILSCLLLNLGLAHAHHGWSEYDQTKTVKLTGTITQSGYEHPHGVIKLNADGKSWTIVLAPPFRMENRGLSKSDIANGSQVTVEGYINRSQPDELRAERITAGSKTVELR
- a CDS encoding Rossmann-fold NAD(P)-binding domain-containing protein, producing the protein MPYKILLLGASYGSLLASKLLYGGHHIHLVCLPEEAKLINAEGFKVRLPIRGRAEPVLLNSQQLPGSVSAGPAESVDVSQYDLVGLCMQEPQYRSPGVRELMAAIGQSGIPCMSIMNMPPLPYMKRIPGLDYQALEAAYTDARVWDTFDPNNVTLNSPDPQAIRPPGEPANVLQVTLPTNFKCATFNNDAYNQVLRQLETDVANARFVTPEGPIELPVKLKVHDSLFVPLAKWAMLLAGNYRCVTADGMRNTQDAVHANLDESKSVYNFVVDLCIKLGSNPADLVPFEKYAAAAQSLSRPASAARALQNGAPYIERADKLVQLIARSKGMSHPAIDAQVALVDRRLEANRQKLST